From the Salinigranum rubrum genome, the window GTGTGAGTGCCGTGGTCAGTGCGTCTTACTTCTTTCAGCTGGACCGAGATTTCAGCCTCGAGCATGAGTGTCGTGTTTCGATTCCCAGAGAGATTGTAGTCGAACGTGGGCGTAGGGCTCCCGTCAGCGCTGGCGAGAACCGTGGTTTCGTTCGTGAGACGCACCTCCTCGATCTCGGAGGTAGTCAGCGACCACTGGACGGTTGTTGCTCCAGAATCGTCCCCTTCCGGGATCAAAACGCGATAGTCGACGAACCCACGGAGCGTCCCGTTGGGGGCGACATACAGTGGTGTTTCACCTGATGTGAGGTGCCCCCGAGTCGACGGATGCACACTGAACACAGTTGCGTGAGCGTCCTGAATGAACGCCCCGTCTGAGAGATTCGCATGAGAGGGATAGACGGACGTTTTGGAACTACCCGGCTGGAGATCCTCGAAGTCGTTTCGAGTCCAGGTGGCCGCGGTTGCTGGCGGTCGTTTGAACGTGATGTCGGTCCCGTTCGCGAGTGCTCCCGTGAGGGTCCGGTCGTCACCAGTTCGACGCTGGAACTCGGTGTTATTCACAAAGGCGTCCGTGTCCCGAGACCAGAGCGTTGCGGACTCGTTTTTGTTGAGTCCGTTATCATCAGTGCCTGATGCCGGTGGACGGGCAGTCGCGACGGGAGCAATTACACTCGTGACGAGGAGTGCAACCACCAGCAGGGACACGTCTCGGTCCATATAGTTCGTGGATTAGCTAACGTGACCTGGTTACCAGGGGACGAGATCAACACACTGCGCCAGCGGGAGGCCCATCATCGACCCTGCGACCGTGTACAGCGGGCCGAGGATGACGAGGATAACAGCGGATTTCATCGCCGACCGTTTGTGGCGTTTGAGCCCCTTCTTTTGCTCAGGGTTGAGAGTGAACATCTCGACGAGAGAGTCCGCTTGCCAGACCACGGCAAGACCGACGATGCCGAGTCCGGTAGTCAGCTGGAAGAACCCCTCAATCATGCTGGGGAGGTTATCCGCACTGCAGACCGCGCTAGTCTGCGCCGCGGCGGGTTGGACAGCGAATAGGGTCAGCAGTGCAACGGTGAGAACGGCTTGTTTGGGGACCTTACTTACTACTGTGGACTGATTGTCAGCGCGATTCTCAGACGTCTCGGAGCTTGTACTATCCTGCGTCATAGTGGGTTATTCTTCTGTGTCTTCGACCAGTGCCACCAAATCGACGTACCAATTGGTCTCGTCGGCAATGTCTTCTTCCGTGTACCCTGCTCGCGGGCCCGTTCGAGGAGGGTGCGGAGGTCGTTGGGGTCAACATCGCGGACTTCCATTTCCTCCCGGAGAGCGTGGAGGCGTTGATGTGGTCGTTCCACATCAGGTACAGATAATCGATGTCTTCGATGGTGACTGGCCGGGTTATCATAATTAGTTATTCATATACACGTACTGTATGGTGTTCTACGCTGCCCGTTATTCATCTTGATATTAAATAAGTTCCGGATTTAGTGAGTGTTACGGAGTGATTCTCGCGGACCCTAAAAACAGAACACGTGCTCACCGTCGACGTCGGACACATCGATCGCGTCACTCCGCTCACTCGGCAGGCCCGTCAGTTGTTCACGTATCCGGTCGGTAATCTTGCTTGCTTCGACGTTGATTTGGCGCGGGAGTTCCGCCACTGCTTGAAGAACGGGATCGACCCGACGCCGGTATCCGACCTGTCCACGCTTCGACTTAGCGGTAGCTGGTCACCCGGTTCGCCATTGCCACCGAACATCTCGGTATTCTTGTCGCTATTGTCTATTCCGGTGATGGCCAAGCCCGTCTCGCGAAATCGTTACTATAGTAACAATCAAAAATAGTTGCTCATGTTTGGAACAACAACTCGATCGAGTGCTTTGTCGATCGCTGCGGTTAGTTCGTCGAGAGAGTCAAAGAATCGATTGCCGAGAGCGTCTTTCAGTTGTCTCCAGCACTCTTCAACTGGAGTGAGTTCGGGAGAATACGCCGGGAATCTCACCAGGGCGAGGTCGTCACGGGCCGTTAGGTCCGTGACGGCCGACGCCCGGAAGTATGGCGAACTATCGAAGACGACGATTAGATCTCCTTGGAATTCTTCGCACAGAGCGAGAATGAAATGCTTCGCGTGTTCGGCGGTAACGTATTCTTCGAATCGGGAGAAGAAGCGATCACCGTCCTCGGTGATCGCGCCAAGCACGCACGTCCAGTCACGCTGACCAGAAAGTTCGACCGACGGCCGCGTGCCGTGCGGAAACCACGCGGCACGCCTCGGTTCGCACAGATTTCATGGTCTGATCGATACAAACTACTGTGGCGTCCATCTCTCGTCGCTTTTTTTGAGTTCGTCGTGGAACTTGTCTCGGTCCTCAGGCTCAGTTTCGGCGGCTGTTCGACGAGGCTTCTGATAACTCAATCCCGCTTCTTTCATTATCCGCCGACAGCTGGGGAGTGAGTAGTCAATGTCGAACGTTTCTTCGAGAAATTCGTCGAGAAGCGCCGGCGTCCACGCCGGCGCGTCAATTCCTACATCAGTGGGTAGCTGCTGAAGGATTCGTTCCAATTTTTTCTGTTGTTTTTCGGTGAGTTTACGCGGTCTTCCTGACCGATGATCGTCCTGAACAGCCTGCTCAAGCGGCTCTTGTTCGAGCGGCTTGAGCCAACTGTAAATCGTTCGTCTCTGCACACCGTACCACTCGGCAAGCTCGGTTTGTGTGACACCGTTTTTGTACGCAACCGCTGCTGTCTGCCGCTGTGTCGGTTTATCTCCCTCAACGTTGTTGAGCGCGTGTTGAAGTTCCTCGACAGAAATCTCGTCAAGATGGTCGATGAATGACCAATAATACTTGGGTAGAAAGTTCTAACGCCTACTATAGTAGAGCAAACGACTCGCGCATAACTATTTTGAAAACGATGTATAGACTCGGAATCGAGAGCCGAACAGTGAGTCGCTTACTCACTGCGATCGTTGCACTACAATTCGACCACGATTTCCTCGCCGTCGACTCGATACGACGTGGACAGACCCGCTTCGGTCGTGACGGCCCGCAGATACTCTACAATCTCTGCCCCCCTCGGCGAGTTCGGCGACACCGGCACGGTTCGCTGTCGCCGTTTATCCAGACCGGTGTGAGGCTCACCTGATCAATTCCTCCGTCCGTCACGACGAGGTTCGCAATGCTGCTGTAACGGGAATTGTCCTGAAACTGGTTTTCGGTAGTCGGAAAAGTGAGTCGTAGACAGCTTGACGCCGTGCGTTGTACTCCTCGTCGCCGTCTCCGCCGGTGAAGTCGAACGCGAAGTTTCCGATACTGTAGAGGATCGGTGTGTCTCGGTAGACCTCGACTCCCTTCAGGATGGGGGGATGGTGGCCGATGACCGCATCAGCTCCCGCGTTGACGACACGTCTCGCGACCGTAGTCTGATAGTCCGCGATACGAGCGCGGACGAAGTGGACGCCCCAGTGAAGTGAGACGACGACAACATCCGCCCCCTGTTTCGCCTTTACCACTCTCTCGGCCAGCAAGTCCAAATCCGATTCTCGTGGAAACGTCATGATCTCACAGGGCGTGCCGGGCTAGTCGGGTTCGACCTGTTCATAGTGTGTGATCGCCCGCATTGGTGCGATTCCGGGCTTTCCAGCCGCCGCGTAGTAGCCGTCGGGAGCGACCGAGTAAAACGAGAGGAAGGCGATACGAGTACCCGAGCGAGTCATCACGGCGGGACGGGCGGCAGCCTCCCGATCTTCTCCAGCACCGATCGGCTCGATGCCGTCTGCTTGGAGACGGTTTTGACAGTTTTCAACCGCGTCCCAACCCCAGTCCAGGATGTGGTTGCTGGCGAGTGAAATGACGTCGAATCCCGCGCGGGAATTACGGGATAGTTCGAGGATCATTCGGCATTGCGCCCCGTGGACCGGATGAGTCCAAGGACCCTTATGAGAATACGCCGTCTCGAGTTGCCCGAGAGTGATATCTGCATTTTGCAACCGGTCTCTCACGTGTGTGAAAATCGAGTTCGGGTCGTCTCGGTCGATCATAACGTCACCAGTTGCAGCGATCGTAACTGTCATTTCTGACATAATCCATCGGACAGTTGGTATATAGGTATCGACGGAACGAGTCGCATGAACACTTCTCGCTACGACCTGCCCGCTTTTCAAACTACATCAACTAGACAGTGCGTCCCCACAATTTATATATCAGAATCACAAATTGATCATACCAATATTATTTTTGAAAGTTATTACGGTACCGAACTCTTCAGATTTGGACGCTAATCTCTCCAATATCGCCTTACCGCGTTCTCCATCGGCTATCATTGGGAGGCCATGACAGTCATCGGCATATGCAGGAGAGTCCTGCTGGTCCGGATGTCGCTCGTGTTTCAGGACTACTGGATACAATTCAATTGTTTTCAATTCCCCATTGATAAATTTGCATTTTGGAATGATAGTTTCCCAGCACTCGCTTCGTCCCATGTATCCGATCGGGGTCCCATCATCGTCGTAATACCGAGTTTTCCATAGTTCGTGTGGACTGGCGAAGTCTTCTACACCGTAGTACCGGAAGCACTCGGGCGGTAATCGAGAAATTGGCTGGGTCTGGTAGAAGAACGCGCCAAGTGAGTAAAAGATTGGTTTACCATTGTAGATCTCTATGGGTCTGAGTACCCGTGGTCCGGTTCCAACGACCACGTCAGCCCCCTCGTCTATACATTCATGGGCGAATGCGCGAACGAAGTCGGGAACCCCGGAGACGTTACGTGTCCCAGATGGCCCCTGATGGGTGTGTAATCCCATCACAACCCAGTTAGCGTTGTCACGAGCAATATTGACCTGTTCGAGGACGGCTTGGTGGTCGGGTTCGTAGAGGTGGTAATCAATACCCGTATGAGCGACATCCTCAACTGCTTTACACGCCAAATTCATAAAAAAGAAGTAATCCTCGTCTTCCCAACTGGGATAGTCCCGAGATAACCACGTCTCCTTTATATCCTCAATCCCGACGCTTTCGCTGATTTCCTGGAGCGTACTGATCTGCTCGTTCGTTAGCTTGTAGATCCACCGCACGTGTAACGGATTGATCCCAGGGCGTCCCGGTGAGAGTGGCGACTGTTCATCAGCTTCGCTTCCCGGTGCCATGCTTGTAGTCGTGTTCACTAACGCAACACGACCATTGCCGGTGTCACGATAGGACGGGGACCGTGCCTCCCAGAGATCGGTTCCGATGCCCGCGTAGACGTGGTTACTCTCCCGCAATGCAGCGACAGTATCTTCGACACCGGCGTGGCCGTAATCGAAAGCATGGTTGCCTGCCCCCGTAATCATGTTGATGCCCATCCGCGAGAGGTCATCGAGGACTGCGCTATCTGCTCCCAGCACGATGCCAGGTCGGGCCGATAAGTACTGGTGGCGATCGGGCACCGCACGCGGAGGTGTAGCGTAGGTTCCCTCGTCGGGTAGTGTGACTTCGAGATGTCCAATAGACGCGTCGGAATCCTGTAATATCTCGACGACTGAATCGAACCTCGGCTTTCCGACAAACGGATCGATTGGCTTGGTAATCAGTGCGTCTCCTGTGGCCGTTAATGTAAAATCACTGTTACTTTTGACCATAGATAGTAGTTACTTCTATCTCCGCAATCATAAAGACCATTGTAAAAGGTATGTAGTATTTAGTTTAGAGCATTCTGCTAACGAGCCAAATACTGTAACCAAATTAGTGTCCCTCAGGCATGCCGGCAAGTGACAGCCATTCTCAGCCGAGCCGCGATTGCTACTGGCGCTGGGATTCGGGGTAGAATAGCGCTAGGCGTTCGCGGAGACACCTGCAAGTAGGATGAAGGCGTCCGCTAACTGCCCAAGATCACCGAGATATCCGACGAGGACGGGGCTGAGTGCACCGCTGAGAAGCTAGACGGTTCTGAGGAGGCCGACCCCTGAGTCGTCGATATCATCCGGAAGCACCTCGGCAAGGAAGGTGTTGTTGACAACTGACGTGCCGGGACGCTGGCTCAAGAAGACCGTGACAAGCAGGAATTGCAACGGCGGACGTGCAAACCCAACCGCGATCAGGCCGAGAACGTACAGGCCGGTCAGTATCCCGACAGTCAGCTTCGCGCCGAACCGACCGATGCAAATTCCGGTCACAGACTGACTGAAGATCACGAGTGCGGAGTACGAACTGAACACTATGGACACGACTTGCGGCGATAGCCCTCTGACTTCCACGAGATACGTCGGATAGAAGCCGATGAAGCCCTGATTGACGAAGATCAGAAGAACCTGAAGCGCGACGTCCTCGGTAAGAACGGCAGAACAGCAGGATAAACGAACCGAACGCTGATCGAGAGGAACCACCCGCCGCCCACGAGGATAAGGATCCATCCCTTTCCGTCGGCCAAGGGTCTCTGATGATAGGCGCGTGCGGGTGCGGCGACGCGGGTAAAGAGGTAGTGAGCGGGGTCGGTAGAATCCATGTATCCGAGCAGGCCGCAACCGGTTCTGCTTTGCGAGCGTCTGAATGGGCGGACACGGTCGCTGGTCCCCCACCGAAGAACTGATCGCTTGGAGACACGTTACCGCTCGTCCGCCGGATGTGCCGGCCGATCATCAGGATAGATGGGAGAAACCTCTCCCAATTCGACCAGACTTTCGAGTGGATGGTCGTAGACGCCGGTGAGGGGAAGTTCAACGCGCTGACGTCGGCGCGAGGACTCGTGTCCTGCGAAAAGTATCTCGGCAGTATTGAGGGCGTTAGCCGCTCTGAGCGTACTCTCTCGGCCGCTGCTGAGCGAGTCGATCACGTCGTCGATCGCTCGAGTGACCAGCGATGGGTCGTGCTGTTCTGCCGGGACGTCGACCGTCTCGTACCCGCCACCGTCTCGACGTATCTCCAGGGCCGGCCCCTCGTTGCGGTCGATCACAATCTCGCCGTCCGTGCCGATAAGTTGCAGGAAGCAGTCGAAGAAGTCGAATTCGTGAGGTGTATCGAACTGATCGTCACCGCCCCCGGTCGCAGTGACGCCGTGGACGCCGTTTTCGTACTGCCAGCTGACGAATGCGTGATCGGCCACCGGAACGCCGTACCTGACGTGTGACTTCGAGTAGTCGACCTGTCCCAGCACCCATGAGCCGCGCGATTCGTCGACTAGGTAGCCGGCCATATCCACGGCGTGACTTCCTCGGTCGAAGAAGTTGCCGTAGGAGATCTCGACGCGTTTGAGCACCCCGATTTCACCGTCGTCCACGAGGACTTTCGCCGTCCGAAATGGCGCGCCGAACCGCCTCTGGTGCGCGATCGTCAACTGCACGTCGTGACGGTCACACACGTGGGCCATGGCCCGTGCTTCCGCCCATGTTCTCGCAAACGGCTTCTCACAGTGGACCGCCTGCACACCACTTCGGGCACAGTCGATAGTGAGCGGTGCGTGCTTCGGGATCGGGGTGGCGATACTCACGATGTCGGGACGCACTGCGTCAAGCATCGCCTCGTGATCACGGAAGACACCGTCTTCTGGGATCGAAAACTCCCGAGCGTACTGCTCGGCGTACTCACGAACCAGATCAACGCAGGCAACAAGTTCGCTATCCTCTCGGCCCGCATAGCCGTCGCCGTGGTGATAGGCCCACGAGTGCGTGCGGCCGCTGATGTCGTACTCTCGTCCAGGTCCTGTACCAATGACGGCTACTCGATAGGACATACACTCCTGTTCGCTGACCGGCACATAACTGTACTGCTGTCCGATATCTCGACCGACAGACAGCGGCCCGATCAATCGACGGTCGATGTACGTTCAGGCTTGCCGTCCGTCGCGTATCTCAACCGCCTCTATCAGGAGTTCCGCTACGTCGACGATCTGGATTTCGTCCTCGTAGCCGCCGGTCTTTCTGCCGTCCTCGTACATCGTCATGCACATTGGACAGGCGACGACGAACTTCTCGATGGCATCGCCAGCACTGGTATCTTCGAGGGCTTCACGCAACCGCTCTTCGCTCGGTTTCGGTTCGTCGTCGAAGTCCGTCCAGAGACCGCCACCGCCACCGCCACAACAGAAGGAGTCGTTACGGTTCCGCGGCATCTCGACGAGCTTGCAGCCCGTCGCACGGACGAGTTCGCGCGGTGCTTCGTACTCGTCGTTGTACCGTCCGAGATGGCACGGGTCGTGGTAGGTGACTGTGTAGGCGAGCTCATCGCCCTGAAGGCCCAGACGGCCGTCGTCGACGAGTTCCTCGACGACCTGTGTCCAATGGTATACCGGTGCGCCGTCCCATGATTCCTCAATCTCGAAGGCCATCATTGGATCGTCGGCGAACTCAGCAAAGTCGACCTCCGGATACTCGTTTTTGAACGTGTTGAACGAATGTGGGTCAGTGCAAACGATCTTCTCGAACTCGCATGCTTCGAACGTATCGACCAGAGTGCCAGCCTGTTCGAGAAACAGAAACTCCTCACCGATCCGACGTACGTCGTTACCGTCGTAGACCTCGTCTTCGTAGAGGATGCCGTACTCAACGCCGGCGAGTTCGAACAACCTCGCGAGCGAGCGGGCCACTTGCTTGTTCCGGTCGTCGTAGCTGGGATAGTCGCCGACGTACCAGAGGAACTCCACCTCGGTCTCGCGGGCGTCGTCAACTTCGAACTCCAGTTCCGCAGTCCAGTCGGCTCGAGCGCGAGCCTGATCTCCGAACGTGTTGCCCTGCTGCATCACGTTCTGGAATACGTTTTGGACGTTCGAATCCACGTCGCCTTGATCAACCAGTTGGCGGTTCATCTTGGTGAAGCTCGACAGATGTTCGATCTCAACGGGACAGGAATCCATGCAGGCCATACAGGCCATACACGACTCCATCGTGGCCGCGTCGATGACAGCGGCACCCCCGTCGGCGATGATCGGAAGGTCCTCGCCACCGGCATCTCGCTCCTCCCGGTAGGTCTTCAGGTCGAGAATGACGTTCCGTGGGTCGAGCGGCCGGTCAGACGCCTTAGCCGGGCAAACCGAGGAACACCGGCCGCACTTCGTGCAGGCGTCCTGATCCAGCAATTCCTTCCATGAGAAGTCGTCGATCGTCTCGGCGTTCGTGGCGTCGAGGTCGGCAGGAATTCCCGGAAGACGTTTGCCGGCGTCTCCGTCGCGCGTGACCACGTTCGCAAACGACGAGAGCATGTGGAACGGCTTGCCCATCGGAATCGCCGCGATGAACGCCAGTGCAAGTAGCGCGTGCGCCCACCACGTGATTGGGTAGAGTGTACGCGCCAGTTCGGGCGTGACGCCGACCGCAGCAATGATGAGCGCGACGGCCCACCCGACGAAGCTCGCGGTTTCGAACGGCGGGAAGTCTTGCCCGATGATTCTGACGGCTTCAGTGAGGTAGCCGCCGACACCTAATAGGAAGAGCGTCCATACTAACAGATCGTCTTCGAGGCTCGTGTGGTGCCCCCACAGCCGCTCGTTTCGAGCGGCATAGCGACGGTACAGCATGATTCCCAGTCCGACGATGAACAGCAGGCCCATCGCGTCGGCGACGAAGGAGTACGAGAGATAGAAGTCACCGATGAAAAACGACTCGCCGGTCAATGGCCGGTAAAGGTCCATATCGATACCGAGGATGATTGTCGCGATCAGCAGCGTCAAAAAACCCCACATAACGAGCAGGTGCATCACACCGCCGACGAAATCCCTGTCGAATAGCGTCCTATTCGAAAGGACCGTTCGCGCACTCTCCACGACCCGACTCGGAAGGTCATCAAGTCGGTCGGCATGATCAGCGTCCCCTTTCGTATACCGCTTGACTCGCTCGGATGCGCCCGCAAGAAACACGAGGATAGCGACTGCTGCAAGATAGTAGAAGACGGCCTTCCCGACTGGACCGATCAACCAGAACGTCGGCCGCGTTATTTCACTGCCAATCTGTAACACGATATGCATAGATATATGCGAGCCGACAATATAATTAATTCTTACTATCTACCACAAGAATAACCGGTAGACGGTATTCAGTGCCTCTCATCTCATTCTCGTATGTTAGTTCTTAATCACTATCGGAGCCCATCCCTCAGAGCCGCACCAGA encodes:
- a CDS encoding CapA family protein, translated to MVKSNSDFTLTATGDALITKPIDPFVGKPRFDSVVEILQDSDASIGHLEVTLPDEGTYATPPRAVPDRHQYLSARPGIVLGADSAVLDDLSRMGINMITGAGNHAFDYGHAGVEDTVAALRESNHVYAGIGTDLWEARSPSYRDTGNGRVALVNTTTSMAPGSEADEQSPLSPGRPGINPLHVRWIYKLTNEQISTLQEISESVGIEDIKETWLSRDYPSWEDEDYFFFMNLACKAVEDVAHTGIDYHLYEPDHQAVLEQVNIARDNANWVVMGLHTHQGPSGTRNVSGVPDFVRAFAHECIDEGADVVVGTGPRVLRPIEIYNGKPIFYSLGAFFYQTQPISRLPPECFRYYGVEDFASPHELWKTRYYDDDGTPIGYMGRSECWETIIPKCKFINGELKTIELYPVVLKHERHPDQQDSPAYADDCHGLPMIADGERGKAILERLASKSEEFGTVITFKNNIGMINL
- a CDS encoding MFS transporter, with amino-acid sequence MDPYPRGRRVVPLDQRSVRLSCCSAVLTEDVALQVLLIFVNQGFIGFYPTYLVEVRGLSPQVVSIVFSSYSALVIFSQSVTGICIGRFGAKLTVGILTGLYVLGLIAVGFARPPLQFLLVTVFLSQRPGTSVVNNTFLAEVLPDDIDDSGVGLLRTV
- a CDS encoding Gfo/Idh/MocA family protein → MSYRVAVIGTGPGREYDISGRTHSWAYHHGDGYAGREDSELVACVDLVREYAEQYAREFSIPEDGVFRDHEAMLDAVRPDIVSIATPIPKHAPLTIDCARSGVQAVHCEKPFARTWAEARAMAHVCDRHDVQLTIAHQRRFGAPFRTAKVLVDDGEIGVLKRVEISYGNFFDRGSHAVDMAGYLVDESRGSWVLGQVDYSKSHVRYGVPVADHAFVSWQYENGVHGVTATGGGDDQFDTPHEFDFFDCFLQLIGTDGEIVIDRNEGPALEIRRDGGGYETVDVPAEQHDPSLVTRAIDDVIDSLSSGRESTLRAANALNTAEILFAGHESSRRRQRVELPLTGVYDHPLESLVELGEVSPIYPDDRPAHPADER
- a CDS encoding (Fe-S)-binding protein encodes the protein MHIVLQIGSEITRPTFWLIGPVGKAVFYYLAAVAILVFLAGASERVKRYTKGDADHADRLDDLPSRVVESARTVLSNRTLFDRDFVGGVMHLLVMWGFLTLLIATIILGIDMDLYRPLTGESFFIGDFYLSYSFVADAMGLLFIVGLGIMLYRRYAARNERLWGHHTSLEDDLLVWTLFLLGVGGYLTEAVRIIGQDFPPFETASFVGWAVALIIAAVGVTPELARTLYPITWWAHALLALAFIAAIPMGKPFHMLSSFANVVTRDGDAGKRLPGIPADLDATNAETIDDFSWKELLDQDACTKCGRCSSVCPAKASDRPLDPRNVILDLKTYREERDAGGEDLPIIADGGAAVIDAATMESCMACMACMDSCPVEIEHLSSFTKMNRQLVDQGDVDSNVQNVFQNVMQQGNTFGDQARARADWTAELEFEVDDARETEVEFLWYVGDYPSYDDRNKQVARSLARLFELAGVEYGILYEDEVYDGNDVRRIGEEFLFLEQAGTLVDTFEACEFEKIVCTDPHSFNTFKNEYPEVDFAEFADDPMMAFEIEESWDGAPVYHWTQVVEELVDDGRLGLQGDELAYTVTYHDPCHLGRYNDEYEAPRELVRATGCKLVEMPRNRNDSFCCGGGGGGLWTDFDDEPKPSEERLREALEDTSAGDAIEKFVVACPMCMTMYEDGRKTGGYEDEIQIVDVAELLIEAVEIRDGRQA